TATTTGGAGTAGCCTTGTTTTTACCCCGTAAGATTAGGAAGTCTGGTTTAATTATAGTATCTACCATAACTGTACTTTTGTTATTATCCTTCGCAATTCGCCCCTACTGGATTGATTATCAAGTATCCCGAAAAACAGAACAGCTCAATCACTATTTGGAGGAGAAGTACCCTAATCAAGAATGGGAAATTAGTCGACAAGCAGGTAGACAATATAATCCTTATCATTTACAAGTTAGATTTAAAAACGAAGAAGGTTGGATTTATGTTTATTCAGTCGTAAATGAGAAGAAAATTCACCAGAGTGTGTGGATACCATTAGGTGGCAACTCTTTCGAAGAAGGAAAGCATTACGAAAAATGAGATCAGCTGAGTAGTGACGAAGGGAAGTTTGGAGCTGTAGGAGCGATAGCGACCGCCTGAAAGCTTTCCGTAGGAAAGCTCACTTCGTAAGCATAGGCTGTCTCCGGAAGTCCAAACATTCCCGTAGTTACGACTGAAGCTGCTGACCTGGATTTCTTAAACACACTTCGACTGTTATATACCTCACATTAACCTAAGATGTAAACCTTTATAATCTCTAAGATTGAACCCTTGAATCAAATCATTATTTTTCAGGAGGACTTTAGAGAATGAGATATAAAGCATTGGAACTAGACAAAACGCTTACTTATGAGCTGGAAGGCTTAGAAATAGGAGTTACTTCGAACTGTAATTTTCGCTGCGATTATTGTTGTGCGTATAATAGAAATGATGGACAAAGCATCAAGGCTGAAGAGGTTATCCGAATTCTTGAAGAGCTTCCTGGTCTGAAAAGAGTACGCTTGTCAGGTGGCGAGGTCACATTAAAGTTCGATGACTGTGTGGAGATTGTAAACTACTGCTCATCCAGAGGGATTCAGACACAGCTCAATTCGAACGGCAGTCTTTTAAATGCTGAACGGATTGATCAATTGGTCGCGGCAGGATTAACGACGATACATATTTCCTTCAATTTTACTACAGCGGACGCATTCTCTCGTTATTATAATATTCATCCAAGCATCTATGAGAAAATTAGAGAGAACATTACTATGTTCGCGGCAACTAGTGTAGATACGGTGCTGGAAACGCTATTGTTCAGCGAAACTCAGGATAATATGAAGGAAATTAGTGATCACGTATATGCGATGGGTGTTAGAACACATGAGATTCAGAACAGTATTATCATGGATCATACGGGTTGGAAGTCTATAGCTGCCCGTGAACAATTAAAGAATGCTGTGAGTGAACTGATCGCTATGAAGAAAGAGGATACGACCCTGTATTTCACTTGCATGGACCGGTTTATGGATGCGCTTGGGTTCGAGGAGCAACCGGGCGTTTATTTTCCACACTGCATAGAGGGTAAGAAACAGCTTCATCTACATGGCAATGGAGACATTCTGATCTCTGAATTATGTCATCCCGTTATTATTGGCAACATTTATCAGGGCACCTCATTGAAGGACTTATACAGTAACATGCCAGCGCCTTTGGCTCAGTTCCTGGATAAACTGCCATGCCCAGCACTGGACGCATTGTTTCCGCAAGGGGTTTAAATCGTTAAGCATTGCTATAAAATTACGACATGGAGCCAATTTAATGAATTGGTTCCTTTTTTGTGTAGTAGATTAATGGAAAGTCCTGTATGATTTCTGTAAACTTATAGAGACTGCTATAACTTAAATTTGCGGATAAGGAATGTATGACATCCATACATAAGGTATGCGACACATGCTTACGAATATAAGAAATGGACTCATCAAATCCAATGTTGTTCTCGAAAAAATCATGCCATTATTAACACCTACTGCCATCGTGGTTGGTGTGCTTAATGAAAGCAGACTGCTACCATTCACAGGTCTCGTCCCATGGATATTCGCCTTTATGACATTGATCGGGAGCTTGAAATCTAATCTCAAGGATCTGCTGGGCGTACTGCTGAAACCACAGAAGTTGATCGTGTTGATGCTTATTCTTCATATCGTGATGCCGCTCATTGGCTGGCTCGTTGCAAGTGCTGTTTTTCCGGGAGATCCTTACACAGTGACAGGATTTGTACTGTTGTTTGCGATCCCAACGGGTGTCGTTAGCGTGGTGTGGGTATCCATATACGGCGGGAACATTGCACTAACTTTGGCACTTATTCTAATCGATACGCTCTTGTCACCGATTGTCGTTCCGGGTACCTTGTATTTGCTCATGGGAGCGAGTGTGGAGATTCAGCTTGGGGAAATGATGAAAGGGCTCCTATGGATGGTTGTCATTCCTTCAGTAGTCGGGATGCTTCTGAATCAATGGACAAAAGGCAAGGTGAATACGGTATGTGGACCTCCGCTTTCCCCATTTGTAAAGGTTGGGTTGTTCATGGTCGTCTCTATTAATGGTGCTAGCATTGCTCGTTATCTGAAACACCCGGATAGTAAATTAGCGATTATTATTGGCGTAACCTTCGTAACCGTAGTTCTCGGATATGTAATCGGAGCATTGGTATCGCGCCGTTTCCGCTTTAGCTACGAAGATTCTGTGGCCGTACAATTTAATTCCGGCATGCGTAATTTAAGCGCGGGAGCTGTGCTCGCAGTAAAATATTTTCCTCCGGCTGTTGCACTCCCTGTGATTTCAGGAATGTTATTCCAGCAAATTCTCGCTGCAATGTCTGGTCTGTTTTTACGTAGCAGAACTAAACACCCTTTAACAGATGGTGCAATTACGCAAGTTTCCTCAGCATCCCAGTCAGAACCGCCTATTTCATCTTAGAAATAAAACAGGTCTTAATAACTAGTAAAAAGAAGATGACCGAACTAGTAGAACTAGTTTTTTCTGCATTTATATGCAAAAATTCGACATTTTTTGATATTTTCCGTATTTTCGCTTCGTCAATATTCACTAATTTATCATCATATCCGATAGTAGTTGTATTATTTACAATTGCATTGTTCTCTAATGAACAGTAGTCGGAAGGATGAGGGAAAATGAAGATTCGTCTTAAACTATCACTTATGATGATAGGTGTGACCCTATTATGTATTTCAGTAATGGGGGTTTTTACATATTTAAGGTCAACTCAGGCCATTGTGAGCCTTACTGAGAATTCTATGAAGCAGGTCAATACGAATAAAGCTCAGACCATATCAGCTATGATTTCGAAGGAGCAGAGAAGTATTGAACTTATTGCGGGAAGGTCGGAAATTGTCGAATTATTACTCCAAGCAGGGAATGGTGGCGTCGCCAAGGGGAGTAAGCTACAGAATGAGGTAAATATCAGCCTTCAGGGAATTGTGAAGGATGCTGGGAACCTCGAACATGCTTTTGTCAGTGATATGAATGGCATCGCTGTGGCTGACAGTGATATTAAGCTTATAGGTACGGATTTCAGTGATAGAAATTATACGAAGAAAGTAATGGAGACTGCGGCGCCGGTAATTAGCGAAACGCTGAAATCGAAATCTACTGGGGCTTATGTGGTAGGATTTGTACATCCGGTTAAGAGTAACGGGAAGATGATTGGATATGTAGCTTCAGCGGTTTCCGCAGATAGTATGATTAAGTATTTAGCAGATGCAAAAGTAGTAAATACAACGACTTCGTATGCTTATCTTCTCGATGAGAATGGGAATACACTGTACCATCCGGATAAGAAGCAAGTAGGACAACCTGTTGCCAATGATCAGATCATGGCTGTGGTGAAGCGTGTGAAATCTGGTGAAAAAGTAGAAGATAGCCTGCTTAGCTATACATATAATGGTGTGGATAAAAAATCAGCCTATACCGTTATGCCTGAGACCCACTGGTTGCTTGGGATAACCGCAAATTTAGATGAGATTGTAAAACCAGTGAATGAGATGAGAAGCTTTAATCTGTTGCTGGGTGCAGGGAGTTTGATTATTGCATTGTTGATTGCTTTATATTTTGCCCAAAAAATCTCTTCACCGATTGCTAAACTGACAGAGTTGATAAATAGAACGGCAGAGCTGAATTTGACGTATGACTCCCAGTACGAGTATCTGACGAAAAACAAAGACGAAACAGGTACGATAGCCATAGCGATGCTCCGAACACGGGTTATTCTTCGTGATATGGCGGGTAGTCTAATCACGATCTCCACCAAGGTGCTTGATAATGCGGAGACTCTTGAAAAGCTGTCTATAGATGTACGGGAGAATGCTCATGATAATTCGGCAACTACACAGCAGCTTTCGGCAGGGATGGAGGAGACAGCAGCTTCAACACAAGAGATGACGGCAGCGATAACTGAAATTGATATTAATGTGTCCGAGATCTCCAGTAATGTGAAGGAAGGCGCTGAAGTTTCCAAGCAGATCAGTGAGCGGGCGATGGTGTTACAAGATGAGGCGATAGAGTCTACGGATAATGCGAAGCGAGTGTATGAATCTGTTCGTATCGATATGGAAAAAGCAATTGAACAGTCGAATGCGATCTCAGAGATTAATGTACTGGCGGATACGATTCTATCGATTACTAGTCAGACCAATCTGCTTGCTTTGAATGCAGCGATCGAAGCGGCTAGAGCAGGTGAGGCAGGTAGAGGATTTGCTGTTGTAGCTGGTGAAATCCGCAAGTTGGCTGAGAAATCGTCAGAGACTGCGGCTGGGATTCAAGGGGTCGTTTCAGGAGTTTATGCTTCTGTTGAACTAATGAAGGAAAATTCAGAGGCGTTACTAGCTTTTATTGACCAGAATGTTCTTGGAGACTATGAGCGGTTAACGGAGGTAAGTCAGCAATATAACAGAGATGCTACAACAGTGAATTTGCTGATGAATCAATTTGAGACCGCGGCTGATCATCTAAGTATGGCCGTTTCTAGTATTTCTATAGCGGTCAATGAAGTGGCTGCTACAGTAAATGAGGGGGCTATTGGGATTCAGGATATTGCGGTGAAGACGGCTGATATCGTTGAGAAGACATTCCATGAAGTTACGGTGGCTGACGAGAATACCCAAAGTGCCAAGGAGCTACAGGGGCTGGTAGATCGGTTTAAGATCTAAGTAGGATTAAGGGAATCTTTATCCGTCATTCATAAAATATTAAGCTTGTAAGGTTATAGTACATATATAACCTCCCTTAAATATAAACTTTGCCCCGCCGGCCGTCGGCGGGGTCTTTTTTTATGTGAATCTTTATAAGCGAATACCAGCTTAGCCAGTGATGAGGTAAATAGCTTCATCCAGCGGAACGATAACCTCTGTTTGTTCCACCATATCTTTCAAACGTACCTTATCAATACTTGATTCGCTTTCGCCGATCAGTATAACGTAACGGATGTTTTTGGATGAAGCTGTGGCGAGCTGCTTTTTTAATTTTCTTTTACCGGATACGAGAGTGGTTCTTATAGAACAGGCACGCAGCTCGGCTGCTGCAATTAAAGCTTGTGGTAGTGTCTCACCAATGGGAATGACCATAACATTTGCTGCTCTATTTTCTTGGATAGGTCGTTCTGTTAGGAGCGCCATGATTGACTCCATACCAAATGACAACCCCACCGTAGGATATTGAATATCCTCTCTGCCCACTAGCTGTCCGATAATCGCGTCATATCTGCCTCCGCCACCCAAGCTTGAGGCAAAGGAACCAGATGCATCAAAGATCTCGTAAACTGTTCCTGTGTAGAATGAAAGACCTCGGGATAAGAAAGGATCGAAGCGGCAAGTCTCCTGTAGTCCAATGTCTTGGATTAGATTTTGTAGGACGAGAACCTCTGACGCACCCGGTTGTGTTGTGAGATTGTATTTGTCGCATAACTGCTCAAAGCTTGGATTGTCCATTTCGATAAGCGCTAGAATCGCTGTGATGGTTGCAGGTTCTAGCCCCTTGCCAATCAACTCGTTCTCCACTCCGCTAATGCTGATTTTCTCAAGTTTATCAAGGGTAAGCATAACGGATAGTTGCTCTTCCGCAGGTACGCCGATGGACTCTAGAATCTCACCGAGAAAACGTCGATTGTTCCATTTTAGGATGATAGGGATGTCCAGCTTGCGGAACGCTTCGGTAGCCAGTTGCATTAGCTCAGCTTCAGCCTCAGGGCCGGAAATGCCGACCACATCGACATCACATTGCAGGAATTCACGCAGACGCCCACGTTTTACGGGTCCATCTCGGAACACTTTTCCGATCTCATACCGCTTGAAGGGGAACTCTATCCCTGGATTTAAAGCGATCACTTTGGCAAAAGGAATCGTCAGATCATAACGCAACCCCAATTTGCGGTTGCCCTGATCCGTGAGTTGGTACATTTCTTTGAGGATTTCGTCCCCACCTGCATATTTTGAGGTTAATAACTCCAATTCATTTAATAATGTCGTATCCATCGATTCAAAATCATAGAGCTCGAACAAGTCCTGCAGCGTATTTTGAATGTTTTTTCTGAGCGCTTGCTCTTGACCGAAGTAATCATAAGTTCCTTTAATGTTTTGCATCATTAGTAGCTCCTTTGAATTGGCATAGTTTAGAAAATAAAAAAACGCGCAGGACCTCTTGGTCCTGCGCGTGATCTATGCCGCAGGGAGGCCAACGCGAGTAGCGTTAGCCTCCCTGAATAAATTCAGGAGTGCTAACGCTGTTTGTGATAATAATGAAGTTGATTCAGCATGATTGTATTTGTATTCATCAGAACCAATTCCCTTCGAAATTTTGATTACTGCCGATTATAGCGGATCATTTGGAGTCGTGCAAGCAAGAATTTATATTTGGTTCGATTTCTTGTGGGCGAATGGACAAGTTATCAGCTATAATAGGGCTTCGATATTCCTTAAGGAAAGGGAGTTTTTCTACGATGAATGAATCTTTAATTATAGCTCGGACCGAAGATTTTGTTAAAGAACAACTTGGACAAGATACTACGGGTCATGACTGGTGGCATTCCGATAGAGTGCGCAACACCGCCGCTGAAATTGCCAAGATCGAGAGCGCAGATGTATTTGTTTGCACGATGGCCGCCTTGCTGCATGATGTTGCTGACGAGAAGCTTAATCCGTCTAAAGAAGAAGGTTTGCTTAAAGTACGTACCTGGCTTTCTTCAAACCTTACAGATGAGCAACAAATTAATCATATTATGATGATTATTGAGACGATGTCCTTTAGTGGTGGCGGGGGAGAACCGATGCAGACGCTTGAAGGCCAAGTGGTTCAAGATGCCGATCGACTTGATGCGCTTGGTGCAATTGGCATTGCCAGAACCTTTATTTTCTCAGGGGCGAAAGGTCGTCCAGCTTATGATCCAGAAGTGTCTCCAAGAGATGAATCGCTTCAAAAGGAGTACAGGGATTACAGCAAAGGAACGGCTATCAATCATTTTTATGAGAAGTTATTAAAATTAAAATTCCTGATGAATACAACCTATGGACGCAAGTTAGCAGAAGAACGGCATGATTTTATGATTAATTATCTGGACCAGTTCTATAGGGAATGGAATCAAGGGAGCCAATAGCTGTTATAATGATAAGTATGCACAAGATGAAGGATCGCGGAGTTTCCGCTTTAACCAGAACAATCGGCATAGAAGAGGTTGAATGATGAGTGAATTGCAATTTAGAGATTATGAGTTAAACGAAGACATTATTAAAGCGCTGGATGTCCTGAAATATGAGACGCCAACAGAAGTTCAAAGCAAAGTGATCCCTGTAGCTCTTCAGCAAAAGGATCTGATCGTTAAATCGCAAACGGGTAGCGGTAAGACGGCAGCTTACGGAATCCCGGTCTGTGATTTGGTGGATTGGGTGGAGAATAAGCCGCAGGCTTTGATTCTAACGCCTACTCGGGAGCTTGCCATGCAAGTGAAAGAGGATATCACCAACATTGGACGATTTAAACGGGTTAAGGCCGTGGCTCTTTTCGGTAAGCAGCCTTTTGCTCCACAAAAAATTGAACTTACTCAAAAAACACATGTTGTCGTAGGTACGCCTGGACGTGTGTTCGACCATATTGAAAGAGGTACGCTTCCGCTAAATCGGATCAAGTATTTGATCATCGATGAAGCAGACGAAATGCTGAGCATGGGGTTCATTGAGCAGATCGAAAAGATCATTAAGCAGCTGCCAAAAGAACGAGTGACTTGTGTTTTCTCCGCTACATTACCGGAAGTGATTAAGAATTTGTGCCGGAAATATATGAGTGATCCAACGGAAATTGAGATACAAGCAAGTGGAATTACAACCGCTACAATTGAACATGCGTTGATTGAAGTGAGACAAGCTGCCAAATTCTCGCTGCTGAGCGATATTATTACGGTGGAGAATCCGGACAGCTGTATTATTTTTTGCCGTACACAAGAACAGGTGAATGCGGTATTTAGAGGGCTGGCTGATTTGGAATATCCCTGTGATAAGATCCACGGGGGAATGGAGCAGGACGAGCGCTTTGAGGTCATGAATGCTTTTAAAAGAGGGCAGTTCCGTTATCTAATCGCTACGGATGTAGCGGCAAGAGGCATTGATATCGAGAACATCACTCACGTGATTAATTACGATATTCCGCTGGAAAAAGAAAGCTACGTGCACCGTACAGGCAGAACCGCTCGTGCAGGTAAGACAGGCAAAGCGATCACTTTTGTCACTCCAAATGAGCAAAAGTGGGTGAAGGACATTGAAAGCTATATTGGCTTTAGCATCCCGAACATGAAAGCTCCCTCGGACGATGCCGTTGCTTACGCGAAGGAAGCGTTTGAGCAGAAAATTAACAAGCAGCCTGTCCGCAAGAAGGACAAAAGCGAAAGCTTGAACAAAGAGATCATGAAGCTGTACTTCAACGGCGGCAAGAAAAAGAAGCTAAGAGCCGTGGACTTTGTCGGCACAATCGCGAAGCTTGAGGGTATATCTGCAGAAGATATCGGTATTATCTCGATTCAGGACAATGTGACCTACGTGGATATTTTGAACGGTAAAGGTGCAATGGTACTGCAAGCGATGAGAGAGACGACGGTGAAGGGCAAGCAGCTTAAAGTGCATATTGCGAAGAAATAAACGGTAGAAATCCCGTTCATGAAGCTGATTTGGCTGAAAAAGCTGGAAAGAACGGTAGAAATCCCGTTCATGAAGCTGATTCAGCTGGAAATGCCGAAAAGAACGGTAAAAATCCCGTACAACGTGCTGAGCAAGCCGTAGGAATTTTTGGGAATTGAACATGGTTACCTTATCGGAGCGGAGAGCTATTATTATGCACAGAGTTGTGTTTGAGTTTGATTTATAGGGAAAACCTCCCTATAAATTACTGATTTTCGCTGGATTTTAAGCTTTTTAGGGAATTTCTCCCTATAAATCGCCTGAAATCCGCTGTTATGAGCTAATTAGGTGAATTTAAAGGGAGAAATTCCCCAATTGTTGAAATCAGGACCGTAATATCGATAAAATTGGGGAGGATTTCCCTAAATTTCATTCCCACGAA
This genomic stretch from Paenibacillus sp. FSL H7-0737 harbors:
- a CDS encoding radical SAM protein, whose product is MRYKALELDKTLTYELEGLEIGVTSNCNFRCDYCCAYNRNDGQSIKAEEVIRILEELPGLKRVRLSGGEVTLKFDDCVEIVNYCSSRGIQTQLNSNGSLLNAERIDQLVAAGLTTIHISFNFTTADAFSRYYNIHPSIYEKIRENITMFAATSVDTVLETLLFSETQDNMKEISDHVYAMGVRTHEIQNSIIMDHTGWKSIAAREQLKNAVSELIAMKKEDTTLYFTCMDRFMDALGFEEQPGVYFPHCIEGKKQLHLHGNGDILISELCHPVIIGNIYQGTSLKDLYSNMPAPLAQFLDKLPCPALDALFPQGV
- a CDS encoding bile acid:sodium symporter family protein, with the translated sequence MLTNIRNGLIKSNVVLEKIMPLLTPTAIVVGVLNESRLLPFTGLVPWIFAFMTLIGSLKSNLKDLLGVLLKPQKLIVLMLILHIVMPLIGWLVASAVFPGDPYTVTGFVLLFAIPTGVVSVVWVSIYGGNIALTLALILIDTLLSPIVVPGTLYLLMGASVEIQLGEMMKGLLWMVVIPSVVGMLLNQWTKGKVNTVCGPPLSPFVKVGLFMVVSINGASIARYLKHPDSKLAIIIGVTFVTVVLGYVIGALVSRRFRFSYEDSVAVQFNSGMRNLSAGAVLAVKYFPPAVALPVISGMLFQQILAAMSGLFLRSRTKHPLTDGAITQVSSASQSEPPISS
- a CDS encoding methyl-accepting chemotaxis protein; translation: MKIRLKLSLMMIGVTLLCISVMGVFTYLRSTQAIVSLTENSMKQVNTNKAQTISAMISKEQRSIELIAGRSEIVELLLQAGNGGVAKGSKLQNEVNISLQGIVKDAGNLEHAFVSDMNGIAVADSDIKLIGTDFSDRNYTKKVMETAAPVISETLKSKSTGAYVVGFVHPVKSNGKMIGYVASAVSADSMIKYLADAKVVNTTTSYAYLLDENGNTLYHPDKKQVGQPVANDQIMAVVKRVKSGEKVEDSLLSYTYNGVDKKSAYTVMPETHWLLGITANLDEIVKPVNEMRSFNLLLGAGSLIIALLIALYFAQKISSPIAKLTELINRTAELNLTYDSQYEYLTKNKDETGTIAIAMLRTRVILRDMAGSLITISTKVLDNAETLEKLSIDVRENAHDNSATTQQLSAGMEETAASTQEMTAAITEIDINVSEISSNVKEGAEVSKQISERAMVLQDEAIESTDNAKRVYESVRIDMEKAIEQSNAISEINVLADTILSITSQTNLLALNAAIEAARAGEAGRGFAVVAGEIRKLAEKSSETAAGIQGVVSGVYASVELMKENSEALLAFIDQNVLGDYERLTEVSQQYNRDATTVNLLMNQFETAADHLSMAVSSISIAVNEVAATVNEGAIGIQDIAVKTADIVEKTFHEVTVADENTQSAKELQGLVDRFKI
- a CDS encoding histidine--tRNA ligase, which encodes MMQNIKGTYDYFGQEQALRKNIQNTLQDLFELYDFESMDTTLLNELELLTSKYAGGDEILKEMYQLTDQGNRKLGLRYDLTIPFAKVIALNPGIEFPFKRYEIGKVFRDGPVKRGRLREFLQCDVDVVGISGPEAEAELMQLATEAFRKLDIPIILKWNNRRFLGEILESIGVPAEEQLSVMLTLDKLEKISISGVENELIGKGLEPATITAILALIEMDNPSFEQLCDKYNLTTQPGASEVLVLQNLIQDIGLQETCRFDPFLSRGLSFYTGTVYEIFDASGSFASSLGGGGRYDAIIGQLVGREDIQYPTVGLSFGMESIMALLTERPIQENRAANVMVIPIGETLPQALIAAAELRACSIRTTLVSGKRKLKKQLATASSKNIRYVILIGESESSIDKVRLKDMVEQTEVIVPLDEAIYLITG
- a CDS encoding HD domain-containing protein, producing MNESLIIARTEDFVKEQLGQDTTGHDWWHSDRVRNTAAEIAKIESADVFVCTMAALLHDVADEKLNPSKEEGLLKVRTWLSSNLTDEQQINHIMMIIETMSFSGGGGEPMQTLEGQVVQDADRLDALGAIGIARTFIFSGAKGRPAYDPEVSPRDESLQKEYRDYSKGTAINHFYEKLLKLKFLMNTTYGRKLAEERHDFMINYLDQFYREWNQGSQ
- a CDS encoding DEAD/DEAH box helicase, encoding MSELQFRDYELNEDIIKALDVLKYETPTEVQSKVIPVALQQKDLIVKSQTGSGKTAAYGIPVCDLVDWVENKPQALILTPTRELAMQVKEDITNIGRFKRVKAVALFGKQPFAPQKIELTQKTHVVVGTPGRVFDHIERGTLPLNRIKYLIIDEADEMLSMGFIEQIEKIIKQLPKERVTCVFSATLPEVIKNLCRKYMSDPTEIEIQASGITTATIEHALIEVRQAAKFSLLSDIITVENPDSCIIFCRTQEQVNAVFRGLADLEYPCDKIHGGMEQDERFEVMNAFKRGQFRYLIATDVAARGIDIENITHVINYDIPLEKESYVHRTGRTARAGKTGKAITFVTPNEQKWVKDIESYIGFSIPNMKAPSDDAVAYAKEAFEQKINKQPVRKKDKSESLNKEIMKLYFNGGKKKKLRAVDFVGTIAKLEGISAEDIGIISIQDNVTYVDILNGKGAMVLQAMRETTVKGKQLKVHIAKK